From a region of the Anoplopoma fimbria isolate UVic2021 breed Golden Eagle Sablefish chromosome 16, Afim_UVic_2022, whole genome shotgun sequence genome:
- the dnajb2 gene encoding dnaJ homolog subfamily B member 2 isoform X2, which translates to MVDYYNVLGVPKGASQEDIKKAYRKLALKWHPDKNPDNKEEAERKFKELSEAYEVLSDTSKRDAYDRYGNDKVRHTGSSSSDFSSDFPGFTFTFRNPDDVFREFFGGQDPFANFFDDFSSFGGSSSRPGPGRFFSFPSARVDFTSFSSSLGGLDGMDNMGGGMGNFKSVSTSTRIINGKRTTTKKVKENGQERTEIEEDGVLKSVLINGVEDEMALALELSRREGKTRPSPQKPQIQNRSPADSGLSHPSPHSAPTHRSLSSAPCYNYGLTGSSEDDDEDEELQVALACSLSEMEAKQRAAATNFISDSDFEAFTS; encoded by the exons ATGGTGGATTACTATAACGTCCTGGGAGTGCCCAAAGGAGCCTCTCAGGAGGACATCAAGAAGGC GTACAGGAAACTGGCGCTGAAATGGCATCCAGACAAAAATCCTGACAAcaaagaggaagcagagagaaagtTCAAAGAATTGTCAGAGGCTTATGAAGTCCTATCTGACA CGAGTAAGCGTGATGCATATGACAGATATGGAAATGACAAAGTACGACACACAG GTTCCTCCAGCTCAGACTTTTCATCAGATTTCCCAGGATTCACCTTCACATTCCGCAACCCAGATGATGTTTTCAGGGAGTTTTTTGGTGGCCAAGATCCTTTTGCTAACTTTTTTG ATGACTTCTCATCCTTTGGAGGCTCGTCCTCTCGCCCCGGCCCCGGtcgcttcttttcttttccttcagcACGAG TTGATTttacctccttctcctcttccttggGTGGTCTGGATGGGATGGACAACATGGGCGGAGGGATGGGCAACTTCAAATCAGTTTCTACCTCCACTCGCATCATAAATGGCAAACGCACCACCACCAAAAA GGTAAAGGAGAATGGGCAGGAGAGAACAGAGATTGAGGAGGATGGGGTGTTAAAGAGTGTCCTAATTAATG GTGTGGAGGATGAAATGGCCCTCGCACTGGAGCTGAGCCGACGAGAGGGAAAGACCCGCCCCTCACCTCAGAAGCCACAAATCCAAAACAGATCACCTGCCGATTCTGGCCTATCCCACCCCAGCCCTCACTCTGCACCTACACACCGGTCACTTAGCTCAGCTCCCTGCTACAACTACGGGCTTACGGGCAGCAGCGAGGATGACGACGAAGATGAAGAACTGCAGGTGGCTTTGGCATGCAGCCTGTCAGAAATGGAAGCCAAGCAGAGAGCAGCTGCTACCAACTTCATATCAG acTCAGACTTCGAGGCCTTCACAAGCTAA
- the LOC129104936 gene encoding tubulin alpha chain-like — translation MASSYRDWQRECISIHVGQAGAQIGNACWELYCLEHGIQPDGHVPGEKTTGGIDDSFNTFFSETGAGKHVPRAIFVDLEPTVIDEVRTGIYRQLFHPEQLITGKEDAANNYARGHYTVGKEIIDLVLDRTRKLADQCTGLQGFLIFHSFGGGTGSGFTSLLMERLSVDYGKKSKLEFAIYPAPQVSTAVVEPYNSILTTHTTLEHSDCAFMVDNEAIYDICRRNLDIDRPSYTNLNRLISQIVSSITASLRFDGALNVDLTEFQTNLVPYPRIHFPLATYAPVISAEKAYHEQLSVADITNACFEPANQMVKCDPRHGKYMACCLLYRGDVVPKDVNSAIAAIKTKSTIQFVDWCPTGFKVGINYQPPTVVPGGDLAKVQRAVCMLSNTTAIAEAWARLDHKFDLMYAKRAFVHWYVGEGMEEGEFSEAREDMAALEKDYEEVGTDSVGDEDEEGEEY, via the exons ATGGCCAGCTCCTACAGAGACTGGCAG CGTGAATGTATCTCTATTCATGTGGGCCAAGCTGGAGCTCAGATTGGCAATGCGTGTTGGGAGCTGTACTGTCTGGAACATGGGATCCAGCCGGATGGACATGTGCCCGGTGAGAAGACTACTGGAGGAATAGATGATTCGTTCAACACCTTCTTCAGCGAAACAGGAGCAGGAAAGCATGTTCCCAGAGCCATCTTTGTCGACCTGGAACCTACAGTAATTG ATGAGGTGCGTACAGGAATCTATCGCCAGCTGTTCCACCCTGAGCAGCTGATTACAGGAAAGGAAGATGCAGCCAACAACTACGCACGTGGACACTACACCGTCGGCAAGGAGATTATTGATCTGGTTCTGGACAGGACTCGTAAACTG GCTGATCAGTGCACTGGCCTGCAGGGATTCCTGATCTTCCACTCCTTTGGTGGAGGCACTGGCTCAGGTTTCACCTCCCTGCTGATGGAGAGACTCTCTGTTGATTACGGAAAGAAATCAAAACTTGAATTTGCCATCTACCCGGCCCCCCAGGTCTCCACCGCAGTGGTGGAACCTTACAACTCCATCCTGACCACCCACACCACCCTGGAGCACTCCGACTGTGCCTTCATGGTGGACAACGAGGCCATCTACGACATCTGCCGCAGGAACCTCGACATTGACCGCCCATCATACACCAACCTGAACAGGCTCATCAGCCAGATCGTGTCTTCAATCACAGCCTCTCTTCGCTTTGATGGAGCCCTGAATGTCGACCTGACAGAGTTCCAGACCAACTTGGTGCCTTACCCTCGTATCCACTTCCCTCTGGCCACCTATGCTCCAGTCATCTCTGCAGAGAAAGCCTACCATGAGCAGCTGTCTGTTGCTGACATCACCAACGCCTGCTTTgagccagccaatcagatggTGAAGTGTGATCCTCGTCACGGTAAATACATGGCCTGCTGTCTGCTGTATCGCGGTGATGTGGTGCCCAAAGATGTCAACTCCGCCATCGCTGCCATCAAGACCAAAAGCACCATCCAGTTTGTGGACTGGTGCCCAACAGGCTTCAAGGTGGGCATCAACTATCAGCCTCCAACGGTGGTTCCTGGAGGAGACCTGGCCAAGGTGCAGAGGGCCGTGTGCATGCTGAGCAACACCACAGCCATCGCTGAGGCCTGGGCCCGTCTCGACCACAAGTTTGACCTCATGTACGCCAAGAGGGCCTTTGTCCACTGGTATGTTGGGGAGGgcatggaggagggagagttcTCAGAGGCCAGAGAAGATATGGCTGCCCTGGAGAAGGATTATGAAGAGGTTGGCACTGACAGCGTGggagatgaggatgaagagggagaggagtaTTGA
- the LOC129104878 gene encoding tubulin alpha chain-like yields the protein MRECISVHVGQAGVQMGNTCWELYCLEHGIQPDGQMPDRKPVGGHDDSFTTFFSDTGAGKYVPRAIFVDLEPTVIDEVRTGTYRQLFHPEQLISGKEDAANNYARGHYTIGKEIIDSVLDRIRKLADQCTGLQGFLVFHSFGGGTGSGFTSLLMERLSVDFGKKSKLEFAIYPAPQVSTAVVEPYNSILTTHTTLEHSDCAFMVDNEAIYDICRRNLDIDRPSYTNLNRLISQIVSSITASLRFDGALNVDLTEFQTNLVPYPRIHFPLATYAPVISAEKAYHEQLSVAEITNACFEPANQMVKCDPRHGKYMACCLLYRGDVMPKDVNSAIAAIKTKRTIQFVDWCPTGFKVGINYQPPTVVPGGDLAKVQRAVCMLSNTTAIAEAWARLDHKFDLMYAKRAFVHWYVGEGMEEGEFSEAREDMAALEKDYEEVGIDSFEEDEEGEEY from the exons ATG CGTGAATGCATCTCTGTCCACGTGGGCCAGGCTGGTGTCCAGATGGGGAACACCTGCTGGGAGCTCTACTGTCTGGAGCACGGCATCCAGCCGGACGGCCAGATGCCCGACCGCAAACCTGTGGGAGGCCACGACGACTCCTTCACTACCTTCTTCAGTGACACCGGGGCTGGGAAGTACGTCCCCAGAGCGATCTTTGTTGACCTGGAACCAACTGTCATCG ATGAGGTGCGCACAGGAACGTACCGTCAACTGTTTCACCCGGAACAGCTGATCTCAGGCAAGGAAGATGCAGCCAACAACTACGCCCGTGGACACTACACCATCGGCAAAGAGATCATTGACTCTGTCCTGGACAGAATCCGCAAACTG GCTGATCAGTGCACAGGTCTTCAAGGTTTCCTGGTCTTCCACTCCTTTGGTGGAGGCACTGGCTCAGGTTTCACCTCCCTGCTGATGGAGAGACTCTCTGTTGACTTTGGCAAAAAGTCGAAGCTGGAGTTTGCCATTTACCCGGCCCCCCAGGTCTCCACAGCCGTAGTGGAACCTTACAACTCCATCCTGACCACCCACACCACCCTGGAGCACTCCGACTGTGCCTTCATGGTGGACAACGAGGCCATCTACGACATCTGCCGCAGGAACCTCGACATCGACCGCCCATCATACACCAACCTGAACAGGCTCATCAGCCAGATCGTGTCTTCAATCACAGCCTCTCTTCGCTTTGACGGAGCCCTGAATGTCGACCTGACAGAGTTCCAGACCAACTTGGTGCCTTACCCTCGTATCCACTTCCCTCTGGCCACCTATGCTCCAGTCATCTCTGCAGAGAAAGCCTACCATGAGCAGCTGTCTGTTGCTGAGATCACAAACGCCTGCTTTgagccagccaatcagatggTGAAGTGTGATCCTCGTCACGGTAAATACATGGCCTGCTGTCTGCTGTATCGTGGGGATGTAATGCCCAAAGATGTCAACTCCGCCATCGCTGCCATCAAGACCAAACGCACCATCCAGTTCGTGGACTGGTGCCCAACAGGCTTCAAGGTGGGCATCAACTATCAGCCTCCAACGGTGGTTCCTGGAGGAGACCTGGCCAAGGTGCAGAGGGCCGTGTGCATGCTGAGCAACACCACAGCCATCGCTGAGGCCTGGGCCCGTCTCGACCACAAGTTTGACCTCATGTACGCCAAGAGGGCCTTTGTCCACTGGTATGTTGGGGAGGgcatggaggagggagagttcTCAGAGGCCAGAGAAGATATGGCTGCCCTGGAGAAGGATTATGAAGAGGTTGGGATCGACTCTTttgaagaggatgaggaaggagaggaataTTAG
- the LOC129104831 gene encoding trans-1,2-dihydrobenzene-1,2-diol dehydrogenase-like, which yields MLWRRSLVQELLLRLFITAGRRAMATRWGICSAGHISHDFSVALRTLNPEHHEIVAVAARDLQHAKEFAKKHNIPRAYGSYDELAKDQDIDVVYIGTIHPHHLATGKLFMKSRKNVLIEKPLAMNSREVQELITTAEDNSVFLMEAVWTRFFPVSREVRRLLGQDEVGDVQMVRADLGAQLTHIPRLAERKQGGGALLDLGIYCLQFIFMVFNGERPESIQATGHCIDTGVDGTAVLVLKFSGNRLAVCTCSITMALTCDAVITGTKGTIKVPNHMWCPTTLEVNGKEMQFPLPEAGMPLNFTNSTGLRYEAEEVRQCLLKGLKESPGMPWAHSSLIAEVIDEARRQLGVTYDQDNI from the exons ATGCTGTGGAGGCGTTCCCTAGTGCAGGAGCTATTACTCAGGTTGTTTATCACTGCTGGCCGACGTGCAATGGCAACCCGCTGGGGAATATGCAGTGCAGGACACATTAGTCATGACTTCTCTGTTGCTTTACGGACTCTGAATCCCGAACACCACGag ATAGTGGCTGTCGCAGCGAGGGACCTGCAGCATGCCAAAGAATTTGCCAAAAAGCACAATATCCCTCGAGCCTATGGAAGTTATGATGAGTTGGCAAAAGATCAAGACATCG ATGTGGTGTACATCGGGACCATCCATCCTCACCACCTGGCTACTGGCAAGCTCTTCATGAAGTCCAGAAAGAATGTGCTGATTGAGAAGCCTCTTGCCATGAATTCAAGGGAAGTGCAGGAACTCATCACTACAGCTGAAGACAACAGTGTCTTTCTCATGGAG GCAGTTTGGACACGTTTCTTTCCTGTATCCCGAGAAGTGAGGAGACTGCTAGGCCAGGATGAAGTGGGTGATGTTCAGATGGTGAGGGCTGATCTGGGGGCTCAACTCACCCACATCCCTCGCTTGGCTGAGAGGAAGCAGGGAGGGGGGGCACTGCTGGACCTGGGCATCTACTGTCTGCAGTTTATATTCATGGTTTTTAATGGCGAGAGGCCCGAGTCCATCCAAGCCACAGGGCATTGCATAGACACAG GTGTTGATGGAACAGCAGTATTGGTCCTAAAGTTCTCAGGAAACAGACTGGCCGTTTGCACTTGTTCTATCACCATGGCACTGACCTGTGATGCGGTTATCACTGGGACCAAAGGCACCATTAAG GTACCTAACCACATGTGGTGCCCCACAACCTTGGAAGTGAATGGGAAGGAGATGCAGTTCCCCCTCCCAGAGGCTGGCATGCCACTAAACTTCACCAACAGCACAGGTCTACGGTATGAAGCTGAGGAGGTGCGCCAATGTCTGCTGAAAG GACTGAAGGAGAGTCCAGGGATGCCGTGGGCTCACTCCAGCCTGATAGCAGAAGTTATAGATGAGGCCAGAAGACAGCTGGGAGTGACATATGACCAGGACAACATCTAG
- the LOC129104159 gene encoding tubulin alpha chain-like encodes MKGRITRQTVLGTSLFQKKILLLPPANELCSCFLRFPACPLHILAYINPDSAFPLHFCLVSESSTSVEGPADKMRECISMHVGQAGTQMGNACWELYCLEHGIQPDGQMPSDKSIGGGDDSFNTFFSETGAGKHVPRAIFVDLEPTVIDEVRTGIYRQLFHPEQLITGKEDAANNYARGHYTIGKEIIDLVLDRTRKLADQCTGLQGFLIFHSFGGGTGSGFTSLLMERLSVDYGKKSKLEFAVYPAPQVSTAVVEPYNSILTTHTTLEHSDCAFMVDNEAIYDICRRNLDIDRPTYTNLNRLIGQIVSSITASLRFDGALNVDLTEFQTNLVPYPRIHFPLATYAPVISAEKAYHEQLSVADITNACFEPANQMVKCDPRHGKYMACCLLYRGDVVPKDVNSAIAAIKTKRTIQFVDWCPTGFKVGINYQPPTVVPGGDLAKVQRAVCMLSNTTAIAEAWARLDHKFDLMYAKRAFVHWYVGEGMEEGEFSEAREDMAALEKDYEEVGTDSMGDEDEEGEEY; translated from the exons ATGAAAGGGCGGATAACACGACAGACAGTATTAGGGACTTccctctttcaaaaaaaaatactgctgcTCCCTCCCGCCAATGAGCTATGCAGCTGCTTCCTGAGGTTTCCTGCCTGCCCCCTCCACATCCTTGCCTATATAAACCCTGACTCTGCCTTTCCTCTGCACTTCTGCCTTGTATCTGAATCCTCAACGTCAGTCGAAGGACCAGCAGACAAAATG CGTGAGTGTATTTCCATGCACGTCGGCCAAGCCGGAACCCAGATGggcaatgcatgctgggagctgTACTGTCTGGAACATGGGATCCAGCCTGACGGACAGATGCCCAGTGACAAGTCTATTGGAGGAGGAGACGACTCCTTCAATACCTTCTTCAGTGAGACTGGAGCAGGAAAGCACGTTCCCAGAGCCATTTTTGTCGACCTGGAACCTACTGTCATCG ATGAGGTGCGTACAGGAATCTACCGCCAGCTGTTCCACCCTGAGCAGCTGATTACAGGAAAGGAAGATGCAGCCAACAACTACGCCCGTGGACACTACACCATCGGCAAGGAGATTATTGATCTGGTTCTGGACAGGACTCGTAAACTG GCTGATCAGTGCACTGGCCTGCAGGGATTCCTGATCTTCCACTCCTTTGGTGGAGGCACTGGCTCAGGTTTCACCTCCCTGCTGATGGAGAGACTCTCTGTTGATTACGGAAAGAAATCAAAACTTGAATTTGCCGTCTACCCGGCCCCCCAGGTCTCCACCGCAGTGGTGGAACCTTACAACTCCATCCTGACCACCCACACCACCCTGGAGCACTCCGACTGTGCCTTCATGGTGGACAACGAGGCCATCTACGACATCTGCCGCAGGAACCTCGACATCGACAGGCCGACTTACACCAACCTGAACAGGCTCATTGGCCAGATCGTGTCTTCAATCACAGCCTCTCTTCGCTTTGACGGAGCCCTGAATGTTGACCTGACAGAGTTCCAGACCAACTTGGTGCCTTACCCTCGTATCCACTTCCCTCTGGCCACATATGCCCCAGTCATCTCTGCAGAGAAAGCCTACCATGAGCAGCTGTCTGTTGCTGACATCACCAACGCCTGCTTTgagccagccaatcagatggTGAAGTGTGATCCTCGTCACGGTAAATACATGGCCTGCTGTCTGCTGTATCGCGGTGATGTGGTGCCCAAAGATGTCAACTCCGCCATCGCTGCCATCAAGACCAAACGCACCATCCAGTTTGTGGACTGGTGCCCAACAGGCTTCAAGGTGGGCATCAACTATCAGCCTCCAACGGTGGTTCCTGGAGGAGACCTGGCCAAGGTGCAGAGGGCCGTGTGCATGCTGAGCAACACCACAGCCATCGCTGAGGCCTGGGCCCGTCTCGACCACAAGTTTGACCTCATGTACGCCAAGAGGGCCTTTGTCCACTGGTATGTTGGGGAGGgcatggaggagggagagttcTCAGAGGCCAGAGAAGATATGGCTGCCCTGGAGAAGGATTATGAAGAGGTTGGCACTGACAGCATGggagatgaggatgaagagggagaggagtaTTAA
- the dnajb2 gene encoding dnaJ homolog subfamily B member 2 isoform X1 — protein sequence MVDYYNVLGVPKGASQEDIKKAYRKLALKWHPDKNPDNKEEAERKFKELSEAYEVLSDTSKRDAYDRYGNDKVRHTGSSSSDFSSDFPGFTFTFRNPDDVFREFFGGQDPFANFFDDFSSFGGSSSRPGPGRFFSFPSARVDFTSFSSSLGGLDGMDNMGGGMGNFKSVSTSTRIINGKRTTTKKVKENGQERTEIEEDGVLKSVLINGVEDEMALALELSRREGKTRPSPQKPQIQNRSPADSGLSHPSPHSAPTHRSLSSAPCYNYGLTGSSEDDDEDEELQVALACSLSEMEAKQRAAATNFISGAGGVGRAMSGKTGGQKGGGVVKTTHFNVANTEKVVAGERDEEGQFKMGSGPETGWVVVGNGTREPDFSPESSTTDNTTPLSQSSEEEFKPAVKNNDGSVKKKKKCGCIIC from the exons ATGGTGGATTACTATAACGTCCTGGGAGTGCCCAAAGGAGCCTCTCAGGAGGACATCAAGAAGGC GTACAGGAAACTGGCGCTGAAATGGCATCCAGACAAAAATCCTGACAAcaaagaggaagcagagagaaagtTCAAAGAATTGTCAGAGGCTTATGAAGTCCTATCTGACA CGAGTAAGCGTGATGCATATGACAGATATGGAAATGACAAAGTACGACACACAG GTTCCTCCAGCTCAGACTTTTCATCAGATTTCCCAGGATTCACCTTCACATTCCGCAACCCAGATGATGTTTTCAGGGAGTTTTTTGGTGGCCAAGATCCTTTTGCTAACTTTTTTG ATGACTTCTCATCCTTTGGAGGCTCGTCCTCTCGCCCCGGCCCCGGtcgcttcttttcttttccttcagcACGAG TTGATTttacctccttctcctcttccttggGTGGTCTGGATGGGATGGACAACATGGGCGGAGGGATGGGCAACTTCAAATCAGTTTCTACCTCCACTCGCATCATAAATGGCAAACGCACCACCACCAAAAA GGTAAAGGAGAATGGGCAGGAGAGAACAGAGATTGAGGAGGATGGGGTGTTAAAGAGTGTCCTAATTAATG GTGTGGAGGATGAAATGGCCCTCGCACTGGAGCTGAGCCGACGAGAGGGAAAGACCCGCCCCTCACCTCAGAAGCCACAAATCCAAAACAGATCACCTGCCGATTCTGGCCTATCCCACCCCAGCCCTCACTCTGCACCTACACACCGGTCACTTAGCTCAGCTCCCTGCTACAACTACGGGCTTACGGGCAGCAGCGAGGATGACGACGAAGATGAAGAACTGCAGGTGGCTTTGGCATGCAGCCTGTCAGAAATGGAAGCCAAGCAGAGAGCAGCTGCTACCAACTTCATATCAGGTGCTGGGGGTGTGGGCAGAGCCATGAGTGGCAAAACTGGTGGCCAAAAAGGAGGCGGGGTTGTTAAGACGACACATTTTAATGTGGCTAATACTGAAAAGGTGGTTGCaggggagagagatgaagaggggCAGTTTAAAATGGGCTCCGGGCCTGAAACTGGGTGGGTAGTGGTGGGAAACGGAACCAGGGAACCAGACTTCTCTCCTGAATCATCCACAACTGACAACACTACGCCACTAAGCCAGAGCAGTGAAGAGGAGTTTAAACCTGCCGTGAAAAATAATGATGGcagtgtgaaaaagaaaaagaagtgtgGGTGTATTATCTGCTaa